AAACCATAAACTGGGAATGGAAATGGACTTTTGTGCCTTGTAGGGGGGCTAGTCTAACTGTTAGCAGATAATCCTTAACGTTGCCAGAGCCTGATGATGAACTGAAACTAAAGACATGACAAAAACCTGGCCATGTTGGAGTGGAAACAGAACTGATGACATGGACGGCAACAACTGTGACCTCTGTGCTTCTGTAAAATACAACTGTTCTTGCATTTAGACTTTCAATTGATTTTGAAAGACACAGTTGAAATCTTTTCCACTCTGAATCTATGCTGTGATTACCTCAAAAGGGAAATGTGTCACATCTCTTAGAGTGGCCGTATTACTTCAAATGGTTGACACTTGGTCGACAGATAATTTTGTGGATTACACTTTTTAATCTTACTTGGAAAGCGCAAATATGATGCAACAGTCAAGGTTCAAAACAGCAGGTTTTAATCCTTGAATACATAGGCTATACTTCTCCACATTTAGGATATTATTCACTAAAGTTTCTAGACACCTGCAGACAGAGAGGATGGACAGGCAAAAGGGGAGGGGAGAGATGCTGGGCACTACAATGTTGATTGGATAAAATCCAGCCAGTAGAATTAAAGGAGTGAAATGGTAGAGGCAGTGCTGTTCACTGGATATAAACAGGAAAGGTTAATAAGACAGGTGAGACACCCGGGAATACGAGAAGCAAGCTGCTGTGGCTGCAGGAGAATTTGATCCCTGAACACGTGAGAAACTCAAGCATCCTTCTGAGCATTGTGAGGGGAATATATAAGGCAACTGTCAGAGGGCACCAGAATCTGAACTGCTACTGTTGCTACTGCTTTGGAGCTGGACTGAAAAGAGCAAACAGTGGTGAGTCCCACAGCTGCAACACAGGGGAGGGGGGACCCCCGGTAGAGGAAGCTGGTCAGGTGCAGCGTGTATTCTCAGAAGCTTTAGCTGAGGCTCATTAGACTTCAGTGCAGGACTAAAACTATATTTAAAGTTCTTTGTCAACCTACAGATGAACACAAAGGATTTATGCAGCGAAATTATAGTGAGGTGATTGCTGACTTTTAGAAGATCTTGTTAAAACTGTAATGTCtcttaaaaaatatgattttcagAAAGCTGCCTAATCCTACTGCTTTGGTGGATAATACTGACAAAAATACTATAGTTAGTTTAATTTTATGCTTtaaactttaacaaaaaaaatggaatccTCACCCTTTTTAAGAGCATGTTTTAATGCattgcatttgttttatttggaagAGGGATTGATGAATTTGTGGAAAAAATATCATCTGTTTAGAATTGAGTGTCATTTTAAAGGTGCAAGGTCTGGGCATATATAATAGGgttgcttttctttattttgcatttcacattaaaatgttatgtctccttattttatttaacctacAACTTTTGCACAGCTTCAAAATGTGGAATATTCTGTACAGACAATGAAAATAGGCTCAGTAATTAAATCACCTGCAGAAGGAAATTTGATcaaaaagagcatgaaacaggGATAAATGCAAGCAATATAAAGGTGTTATATTTTGTACAAATTTAGCATGTATTTTTCCAAAGTGTTCATATTCCAACAGGCATGACTGGACATTTTTATAGGATCATGATATTAACCTAGATACAAGTGACAGGTTAATCCACTGTGACACAAAAAAGATCCAgagtaataaaaacaactaaaaaaacaaaagcactgGGTGTCTTTCCAAACCAGCGTTTATGTGTTATCATGTTCAGTATTTACAAAGTCTTTCTTTTATACATTGCAGGACCAACATGTCACTCACCTCCATTCTTTCAGCTGAGGCCATCGAAAAGGCGGTCAAGGACTGTGAAGGTACTAAAATCCCCTAATACATCTTGCCTTTAAATTTAGACttaaataataattgttttgttgcctgtgcaaattctcagttatacGGGTTattgcaacaacaaacaggcttaaatcggagacAACTGGACtgtcgttcagttctttctgaaaacgtttcaacacccatccaggagtctttgtcaattctggtggctcacacttgaacAACCTGCATTTGGTgcactgctgctttttaaaggaCATCCTCCTTTgcgcattctaagtcagatgcaagtCAATGACCCACCATCGCTGTCCTGGGTTGTTAGAATCTATTGCATCTAACTTAGAATGCATTTAGGAGGATGGGcttccatgtccttaaaaatagcagcgctccaactgcaggctgctcaagtgtgagccaccagaattgacaaagactcctggataggtgtcgacaCGTTTTCAGAAAGACCTAAGAGACAATCCGGTTGCCTCCTATTTAAGATAgtttgcaaatgttttgttagtgAACATATAGTCATATATCTCCtattttagtttcccttcactggcttcctgttaaatcaagaatagaatttaaaatactccttctcacgtataaagcccttaataatcaagctccatcatatatcagagctctgattaccccgtatgttcctaacagagcacttcgctctcagactgcaggtctgctggtggttcctagagtctctaaaagtagaatgggaggcagatcctttagctatcaggcttctctcctgtggaaccagctcccagttttggtccgtgaggaagacaccccgtctacttttaagactaggcttaaaacgttcctttttgacaaagtttatagttaggATAGCTTAGGAtactctgagctatctctgtacttatgctgctataggcttaggctgctggaggacttcAGGGtttattttctcactctgctgagttctcctactgttctccaatttgcattgcttgattgttattacatcttttacatttttcttctttttttttggtctgccgttctgttagctgtgacatcatccagggaagacagatcacccgctatttttatataatgtagaaaagattcctggatcaatgtgtgcttctgtgcttttttgtctctcttgttgtgtctctgctctgtcttctgtaaccccagtcagtcgaggcagatgaccgttcatactgagcctggttctgctggaggttttccttcccgttaatggggagtttttctttccactgtcgcttcatgcatactcagtatgagggattgctgcaaagccatggacagtgcagatgactgtccactgtggctctacgctatttcaggaagagtgaatgatgtttgtcaagacttgatggaATCTATTGTGTTTCCTTTGATAggaaaatttttgaccaatctatataatctgatctagtctgtataatctgattaaatttgactttggaaaatcCCTTGAGATGATATGCATCGTGAGTTagccctatataaataaaattgaattgaattgaattaactcAGCCCAATTTCCCCTGCAGGATGAAAATTATTATACGAGAAAGTTAATAGTTATTCCAATTCATACTTCATGCAAAATGTGTGTCGCCTCAGTGCTATGCATATCTGGAACTTTCATCATATAGGTGTATATTCCTCTCCACAGCTGCATTATTTTACACTATATCTCCCTAGCTAAAGCCACGCTCTGCTTTATATCAGTCAAAAAAGATTCTTTCTTAGCACAGGCCATCTGTCTGTGTGTATTAGAAGATGAAAAACAGGAAAGCGCCCACATGCTGGTTTAATCCCAAAAACAGCCCCTAACCAGGTGACTCTCAGGGTCATCACAAACCCTCTATCTTTGCTGAacgcatgtgtgtgtgcgtgcgtgtgtgcgtgcgtgtgtgtgtgtgtgtgtgtgtgtgtgtgtgtgtgagttggTACATGTCTTTTTACTTGTTCTTGTCCATTTTACCAGTAAGGTTAGGACTTTTTTGctcctcactttttttctgggctagagGTTCTGGTTtatactggtaaaggttagtGTTAGGGACAGAGTAAGGCCTTAGAATGGATTGAACATGAATAGAAATCTGTGTAAGCATGGCCCTCAGTAAGTATTTTAAgcaagggtgtgtgtgtgtgtgtgtgtgtgtgtgtgtgtgtgtgtgtgtgtgtgtgtgtgtgtgtgtgtgtgtgtgtgtgtgtgtgtgtgtgtgtgtttgtgtgtgtttgagcaGCTCCAGACTCGTTCTGCCATAAGAAGTTCTTCCAGCTATGTGGCCTGTCATCAAAGACACCCAAGGAGGTGCGAGATGTGTTCCAGATCCTTGACGAGGACAACAGTGGCTACATCGAGGAATCTGAGCTCAAGTGAGTAAAACGATATCTGGGAGAGAGCCAGTTGTCTGTATTTATTGCTCAGATAGTGACAGTTTTACTCAACCAAGCTGTTCAACGTGTATGGTTCTCAATTAGTAGAACACCAACCTCTGGTTTTACTCGGGAAACAAAGCTTTGGTATTGGCTTGCTAAAAATTAATGACTTGGCTACTAACATGGTGTTCCATTTTACTCCTGAGTTGGATACGGGATTGACATAAAACTGATCTCAACCATGTTTCAGGTCCAAATTTGGAAACTGGTGAAATTTGTTCAGTGAAGAGACTAAGTACGGCCAACATTAAAAGCTGACaataatgtttttctctgcattttttaCTTTCAGTTACCATAGCAACGTGTTCACTAAAGGAGATCGTCCAGTAGGCTACTCATTGTACAAGAAACATAAAATGAGATACACATTTTCAGAAATGCCAGCAAACTGCTTTTCAGAGCAACTATTACTAAATTCTAAATGCAAGGtggccatattggattttgaggtcAGGACTGGAGAGACCATCAACTTTTCCGAGCAAGATTCTGACTTTTTGGGACCTTCATGTTCATTTTTCAAACTAAAAACTAGTACATTTTTAACTTCTGAGTAAACATGAAACTGCTAAATGAACTATTCCCCTCCAGCAGCCAAAGACTTTCAGTGGATAGGAATCTTTCTTCGTTTTAATTTCATGACACAGCACCGTTGATAAAGTCCAAGTTCAGCTGCCATCCTACTGTTTTTACAATGTCGGTCAAGATGGTGGAACTTGTCATTTACTGACACGGTACTTGTTATAGAATGTTTAAGAACCAGtgctttaaatcttttttttttcccctatttttttttttacagaagtaAGAgatcaaaaacaaagaaagaaacaaagatttTGTTCAACAAATCACACAGAGTTATTTGATTCCCTTTGTGTTAGGAGGGCTTAGTGATGACCCAACCTGTGTTGTGTACAGATTGGTGTTAGAGAgtcctgtctgtgtgtttgcaggTTCTTCCTGCAGCGGTTCTCTCCTGGGGCACGGACCCTGACCgaagcagaaacaaagaaattTGTCTCAGCAGCTGATGAAAACAGCGACGGCAGAATTGGAGCAGATGGTCAGTATCTCATTTCTCACATTGTCCAGGTggcaaaaaatggcaaaaaggaaagAGCTGACTTGATTGGATTAACTCGCCCATACTGGAACCAGAAAACATGTTCATCCAAATATTAAGTCACTGATTTAACACACCTAAATGACATTTaaggtttttcttatttttcaaacctcaaacatttatttgattgGGATTTTAAAGTAGATCAATGCAAATCAGCTCAAAATTgtggagtggaagaaaaattatccatagttttctaaatgttttccaATCAGCAAACTTAGAATTAGTGTGAAGGGGCTCTCATCCAATGAGACAAAGATGGGAAGCTTGGTCTGAATGCTAAATGCTGTATGTGACacaaaactaacactgcacaccAACCTTAAAACACCAGGTTCCTTGTTAGATTAGCATCCCCGTggcatggtgctgccaccctCATGTTTctctgtgggaatgcttttatTCAGCTAGGAAAGGTAACCAATATGTTTGTTACAATGacttagaccaggggtgtcaaactcatttctatatggggccactttggcgtcatgaagtcattaaaagggccggttgcacctgtatagacgatacttttcatttcataatttcattccagttcacatagaagtataaaaaatgcaaagtaacataaaagtagcaaccttaggcccagtttatacagtttatctgcaaaaaaagttgatattggggtgagttacgcttacaggaggcacagatttagccactttatacactttaaaaggatatatgcctctactttatgacatgatgcctttttttttttttggctcttgagggccggattatttaccttgacgggccggatttggcccgcgggccttgagtttgacacctgtgactTAGACAAAGTCCAGGTCTAAATCCTGATAGGAATCTGTTCCAGGAAAAATTTATGTTCACATATGTTCCCCATTCAATCTGACTGACTTTgatctattttgcaaagaagaatggacaaTGAATGTAGTTCCTAGATTATTAAAGTTGGTGCCCCCAAAGACTTTCAGACATTTAATTCAACATGATACAGTCAGCTATTCTTATGTTTCCAGGCTGGATTAGATTTGCAATTTTAGAAGTCATATGGACATAAACAGAGTTTGTAAATTTGTATGCAAAGATGGTTTTCAGAGTAGAGAGAACAATCAATGAAAGTCTGTTGCCACTGTAATGCAGATATTGAATGCAACTGATTCATACCCAATTGAATATGTTTCACTTTTCTCCAGAATTCCACACAATGGTTCTGTCCTGAGTTCTACCAACAAAAAGTGGCCTTTGACTGTTTCCCAGCCTCTGGAGTCATCTGATAACTGCTTCCATTCCCAAGATGTTTTTCATTCAATCCTGTGTCTGCTTATAATTTCTAAAATAGATTATACTGTTTCATTTTCAAGACCCATTCTTCAGGGTGATTTTCCTCTTGGCCTATGGTTTCCTAGCTCTGTACATTCCGCATGTAATAAAGAATGATGTGAATAAAGATCTGCAAACATGTACATCTAAATATATGAGCagagttttcattcatttatttattggttgaTTTATTTTCCTATTATTTTTCTTACCTATTGGGTGTCAGAGCCTGTCCCAGCATACAACAGGAAATTGTGCAGTACATTATGGGCCAATCAACAGAAAGATACACAGCACCTATAACCCTGCAGGTGGTCCAACACTACATGGCAGCAGAGATGAAAGCATCGCGTCAGAAGAATTGCATGTATATAATCTTGATATGATGCTCTTATGCCCTATAtatctgcgacagactggcgacctgtccagggtgtaccccgcctatgcatatatatatatatatatatatatatatatatatatatatatatatatatatatatatatatatatatatatatatatatatatatatatatatatatatatatatatatatcacacatTCACAGCCACAGATGCCCtgggggcagactgacagaaaagGGGCTGTTATACAATCGGCACCACTGGGCCCTTTGACCACTGACAGCAGACAAAGTGAGTGAAGTTTCTTGACCATGGGCACCTCGACTGAGGCTGTTGGACGGAAAACCCAccggttacaggacaaactacTGCACATACGTATGCACATACACCGAAATTTACACACATACACTTAAATTTAACACCATAGGTTCAGGCATATTATTTAACACCATAGGTTCAGGCATATTATTTAACACCATAGTTTGACTCTGTTTACCTCCAAGCTATTATTAAAGCGGCAGTGGATAGAGAATCTGAAACAAACtgtaatgatgacaatgatcgACAGAAGTTGAACTGTTACTAATTGGTTTATACTCCTGCTTGAATTGTTCCTTTTGATTTTTCTGTCCATCTTCCCTCCTCATATGCAGCCTGTGCTACATGAAATAGTTAagttatttagcattttttactTCATCATAAATCACACTACTTAATCACACAGCTTATTTAGTCTGAGTATgccatttttaataattgtatagtgggtttttttttttcaaggctaAAGAATTTGGCTTAAAATTTGGCCATTCCAGTCGGACATGGTCCTTTTCACAAATTCTTTGAGGTGTTTTATTGTTGCCAAATTTATGCAGTGGTCTCACTCACATACACAAATAAATGCTTTGCTGCAGACTTGAAGTAAGCCTCTTTAAATTGGTAATTTCActaaaataatgcaaaacaaCAAGAAAGTGTTGGGAATGTGGTTGTCGGTTTTGACTATAATAGGTATTTTTTCTAGAAATATCCCGAAACAAATGATAAAACTATGACTTGTGCTTGTTCCAAATTTATGAAATAGCTTATAACTCCTAAAGTGAACGAAACCCATTTTAAGATCATTATCAAAATATATCCTGTTGCCATATTCCTTGAAAGGAGATTTAAATTTGATTGTGTCTTTTGTAAATCAACTGATGAATCCCtggagcatgttttttttttatgtcagtgTTCACAAAGCTTTAGGATAGACATATGGAACTGGATTAATATTAAACTTAACATTCCTTTGTTTGATACTGATGCCATTTTATTGTATGTGGACAATTTAAATCCAGCTTTCTCTGATGTCATACATATAAGCTAAATATCCTATTCACTCACTGTAGTAAATGAAGAGTTAATACACTATCCTTCCTCTGTGTTCTAAAATTAAAAGTATACTATTTAGCATAAAATAAGGTTAAACAATGGAAATCAGCGAAAATCATCTCACAACAGACTGctaaaaagcttttgttttgaGCTTTTCATTGTGGTTtactctatttttttctttgtttttgcacagcTTATATCTTTTTCATGCCCCCTAACTTGTAATCCTCCAGGAGAGTTTGTATTCTAATGTGTTATGTATGACTTTCAGcaatgttttgttctttgttaaataaaaaaaataacaataagaaAAGTGTTGCGTTGACCGGAACCTTAACTATGTGGACTTTCCTTTTACCCGGACAATTGAGCATGTGACCCCTACTGTCAAAAGCAGGAAGTGAACGATGGAAAGTGCCATAATGTGAGCTGTATGTCTTTTCACAGAGTTATTTTCTACTTTTCACTTTATTTACACAATAACAAGGTGCAACAGGACGCGGTGTTTGCATCCTCCGGAAGGTGAGTACTTCCGGTCATTATCACAGATGTTTAGCTTGGCTATAGGAACCGGGTTAGCCTGTTAGCTGGCTTCTGCTAGCTGGGTCGGTGGCTGAGCAACAGTTCATGGCCAGAAGTTGGAGGATTCTCATCAAGCCCCAACATCTCTGACACCTTCTCTTACTTTGTAGGGGGTTAATGCGGTTGTTAAAGTTTCAAAAGGCCTGGggacttgtttttgtttgtcgCTTATTAAGTTATTCTTCCGTGAGATTTCACCGGCTGGAAAGCATCAATCAGCGAAGTTAACCTCCTTCATGAAGAGATGAATCCTTTTATAGAAAGCAGGTCTAGGATGTTCGTACAATAAATGGCGGGTTTTCTCACTTTAGAGGGTCCTTATTCATTCTGGTTTAAATGCTACCTCTTCAGTACATGTTGAGCACTTTTCGAGTCGAGATGTCTTCTCTCACTACTCAGGTCACTTAGACCTCTCTTTTAGGCCTCAGGAGGCATTGAATCTCCATGTCTGGGGGTAGTTTTTACATCGGCACAAAGCtggatggttaaaaaaaatcttccatgTAAATAATGAACAAAGTGTAATGGTTGTTGTCCCACAGAAGCATCCAGCTGTAAACATTTGGTGTTTTAGCCTCTTATTCCAAGTCTTCCGCCAGGTGTGTGCTAAGAAGTACGCTGGCAAAATGCTTCTGAATTAAGTTGAACTAACTCTTTGCCTGTGGTCTTTTAAGCCAGATGTATTTATTCCTTATCTTAGCAGCGTTATCTCATCAACAGACCTGGAAACTGTTATTCATGCCTTTGTTTCTTCAAGATTGGATTAGTGTCAATAAAAACTGCCCAATCAAAGCAGGACTGGACCGTCTACTGGTTGTACAGCCAGAGGATCCTGCCAGATTTCTGAGATCAGAGGTTTTCTCCTGTCGTTCTGCGACTCGTCCAGCTTTATTGGTTCCCAGTCTACTCTAGAGTACTCTTTAAGACCGTGTTCTCGGTTATCAGGCTTTGAATGATCAAGCACCAGCATGCGTCTTAGGACTATTATATCTGTATGTCCCCAGCAGGTCCCTAAGGTCATGTGATCAAGGCCCGGTGGTTGAAAACTCACGGTGACAGGAGGGCCTTCTCAGCAGGACTCCACAGCGCTCTTCCCTTTAGTTTGAGGTCGGTGGACTCTGAGCTTTTTAAAAAGCGacttaaaaactcatctttttaCATCATCTTTCAATTAACTATTTTGATGTACTAATGTTTGATCGTCACTTTAGGATTTATCTCTTGAGAGGGAGGTGCTAGCTAAAGTTTTGACTTATTTACTAGAAGAAACTGATGCAGAAGTCGAAGCAGTTGCTAAATATAAAGCATTTAGGAGTTTGATCCATCTTTATACactaaaatgtttccaaactATTTAAAGTTACTTGTATGATGTTCTATGAAGCCGGCATACTCGGCCAGAACGCGtggatgcacagggagaacatgcaaactccatgttAAAAGGCCACTGAGAATTCAGTGGTGATGCTGGTGTGAACTGAATGAAACCGAAGGTTTCCTTGTCTCAACTCTTTGTCTTTCTGCCTTTTCCAGTCCCAAAATGGCCTCCGGAGCACAAGAGAAACAGTACACGCCATCCCTTCTCAGTTTTTTCATTTATAACCCCACGTTTGGACCGCGGGAAGGAGAGGTGAGCGGGTCTTTCAGTGCAGGACAGCTTTCCGTCTTCTCTGCAAAGCCTTGTTTTTGAACGGTTTGCTGTTTTCAAATTTTCTCTCTCAGGAGGagaaaaagattttgttttaccACCCGAGTGAGGTCGAGAAAAATGAGAAGATCCGAAATGTGGGCCTTTGTGAGGCCATCGTTCAGTTCACCAGGTACAACACGTCATTAACACTTTATAGCCTTTGCAACAATGTTGATAACCCCATTTGTCACGCTCAGACCACAAACTCCTTACCAGGGTTTTATGTGACGTGCCAACACAGCGTCATGCATTATTGTGAAGTGCAAGAAAAATAGTTTATGGGTTTTTAAACtcattcataaaaaaagaagaaagctgAAAAGTGGGTTGTGCACTTAAATTCACCTCCCATGACTCAGTACATGATAGAACCACATTTTTGCTTGGATTACCTCCAGAAGGATTCAGTGGTACGTCTCTGACAGCTTGCCGCATCTTAAGGCCaaagtttttgtctgtttttgtttgctaaATAGCTTAAGCTGCGTCAGGAATCGATTTTGGGTCTCTGGAGATCGATATTCACGTCTTGCAACATATTCTAGTTAGATCTACAGTAGGTCTCCATTGACTGTGTGATTCTGCTTTGATCTACACCAcatcattgtagctctggctgtgtgttttgggtcgTTTCGAGGTCTTTCTGAGCTTCTAAAAGGTTTGCTTCCAGGATAGTTGtttttagcaccatccatcctcccatcaaccTTTTTTCTGGGCCtactaaagaaaagcatcctgtTGCTACCTTCACCATGTTTTACTCTGGGGATGATATGTTCAGGTGTGACTACTTCAGGGATTGTGgtatttttaaattagattgACTCATATCAGTGAAataagtgggttttttttttgctgcaggcTTCA
Above is a genomic segment from Fundulus heteroclitus isolate FHET01 chromosome 10, MU-UCD_Fhet_4.1, whole genome shotgun sequence containing:
- the pvalb9 gene encoding parvalbumin 9 gives rise to the protein MSLTSILSAEAIEKAVKDCEAPDSFCHKKFFQLCGLSSKTPKEVRDVFQILDEDNSGYIEESELKFFLQRFSPGARTLTEAETKKFVSAADENSDGRIGADEFHTMVLS